The following coding sequences lie in one Streptomyces lydicus genomic window:
- a CDS encoding DUF6884 domain-containing protein: MRRIPTGTPTASRTRRPRTARRSSGDAPNSGHKRSREQGRTFECSSPHSVCEPAREAHAKPLWARGFWREYVQDSWNPRALSCGGRKSSSEQPMPAGERYTGSYHSALRRAADALTHGGRAGRVLILSSLYGFLELHDLIAPYDMRMGDEGSVSGDQIRRQAADLGILGADVTVLGPRAYVDASRAVWEDLTAPLAGARGIGEQLARLADIYDPGRYSQAPPPSVRPPTIPGASSVIEEIARSTDACQDAEAQ; the protein is encoded by the coding sequence TTGCGGCGGATCCCGACTGGTACACCAACGGCTTCCCGTACCAGACGCCCGAGGACCGCGAGGAGATCCAGCGGCGACGCGCCGAACTCAGGTCATAAGAGAAGTCGAGAGCAGGGGCGCACCTTCGAGTGCAGCAGCCCTCATTCAGTTTGCGAACCCGCACGTGAGGCCCACGCAAAGCCCCTATGGGCGCGCGGGTTCTGGCGTGAGTATGTCCAGGATTCCTGGAACCCGCGCGCCTTGTCGTGCGGGGGACGCAAATCCAGCTCCGAACAGCCCATGCCGGCAGGCGAGAGATACACCGGGAGCTATCACTCGGCCCTGCGCCGCGCCGCTGACGCACTCACGCACGGCGGCCGGGCCGGCCGCGTCCTGATCTTGTCGTCGCTTTACGGATTTCTTGAGCTGCACGACCTCATCGCTCCCTATGACATGCGCATGGGCGACGAGGGTTCGGTGTCCGGCGACCAGATCCGCCGGCAGGCCGCCGACCTGGGCATCCTCGGTGCAGACGTCACCGTCCTCGGCCCACGCGCGTACGTCGACGCCAGCCGTGCCGTGTGGGAGGACCTGACGGCCCCGCTCGCGGGCGCACGTGGCATCGGCGAACAGCTCGCCAGGCTCGCCGACATCTATGACCCTGGCCGCTACTCGCAGGCGCCGCCGCCCTCTGTCCGACCGCCGACGATCCCGGGCGCCAGCAGCGTCATCGAGGAGATCGCGCGCAGCACGGACGCATGCCAGGATGCGGAAGCGCAATGA
- a CDS encoding TerD family protein, with the protein MINMNKGDAPVSLTKTAGVTARMTWSSHTDYDLYAIVVRTNGDVEYVATFGARGVPARMSTADGAVKHLGDVGRGAQGIAEETIEIKLNDSIRAVVPVAYSAQSNGPGSFYRYGVTLEIDNGAAGDRVMIAAENANPDDKVYSCVPGMIENAQDSVVIHALEQYSGRGSENRPTVKLRRSSLLRKGAETTEVVMDEGPRNNHK; encoded by the coding sequence ATGATCAACATGAACAAGGGCGACGCCCCCGTCTCCCTGACCAAGACCGCCGGCGTGACCGCCCGCATGACGTGGAGCAGCCACACCGACTACGACCTCTACGCCATCGTGGTCCGGACCAATGGCGATGTGGAATACGTTGCCACCTTCGGCGCCCGCGGCGTCCCAGCACGGATGAGCACCGCTGATGGTGCGGTCAAGCACCTGGGCGACGTTGGCCGAGGAGCACAGGGCATCGCAGAGGAAACCATCGAGATCAAGCTCAACGACTCGATCCGCGCTGTAGTGCCGGTCGCCTACTCGGCACAGTCCAATGGGCCCGGCTCCTTCTACCGCTACGGCGTCACCCTCGAGATCGACAATGGCGCGGCAGGCGACAGGGTCATGATCGCGGCAGAGAACGCCAACCCGGACGACAAGGTCTACTCGTGCGTCCCGGGAATGATCGAGAACGCCCAGGACTCCGTGGTCATCCACGCTCTGGAGCAGTACTCAGGGCGCGGCTCCGAGAACCGGCCCACCGTGAAGCTGCGGCGCAGCAGCCTCCTGCGCAAGGGAGCTGAGACCACCGAGGTTGTGATGGACGAAGGCCCGCGCAACAACCACAAATAG
- a CDS encoding phosphoadenosine phosphosulfate reductase family protein, which translates to MKTYNALRTIELIRCASKAAGAHRAAQQAFRQAHDEHSTTQTQLTHWRDHINATGGNDRAPPTHSALLAAEHEHQEAEHKVRKAEARLQRTSAMLRPHRPVLNRYSNERRRRRATTLLLDRLADHPVDLIRAADLVTILTSAGKDSIVAMHRTVAAAEAAGCLHKVRVVHCDTGAEWPGVRELARRQAERYGIPFLVVADEGGLLGMVENRRLWPDAQRRLCTSKLKRDPTGPAITKWVAELGLARQAVVLNVMGVRGAESPSRALKTRLALDTRKTSANRLVLTWNCIHELSEQEVWREIASNGLEYHPIYDTGLPRLSCVYCVLAGTDWLILATRVCFALELPLPEIYAALERRIGHSFKQDVSLNAIIAAARMLDALDGTVTWRRGDALRRHLGPAAAEQYLAALTH; encoded by the coding sequence ATGAAGACCTACAACGCACTCCGCACCATCGAACTGATCCGCTGCGCCAGCAAGGCCGCCGGCGCTCATCGAGCGGCCCAGCAAGCCTTCCGGCAGGCACATGACGAGCACAGCACCACTCAGACCCAACTCACCCACTGGCGCGACCACATCAACGCCACCGGCGGAAACGACCGTGCCCCCCCGACGCACTCTGCCCTCCTCGCCGCCGAACACGAGCACCAGGAGGCAGAGCACAAGGTCCGCAAAGCCGAAGCCAGGCTGCAGCGCACCTCCGCGATGCTCCGACCTCATCGGCCGGTGCTCAATCGATACTCGAACGAACGCCGCCGTCGCCGCGCCACGACCCTGCTCCTCGACCGCTTGGCCGACCACCCTGTCGACCTAATCCGAGCAGCCGATTTGGTGACTATCCTGACATCTGCGGGCAAAGACTCAATCGTGGCGATGCACCGTACGGTCGCCGCGGCCGAGGCCGCAGGGTGCCTGCACAAGGTGCGAGTCGTGCACTGTGACACGGGAGCAGAGTGGCCCGGCGTTCGGGAACTCGCCCGCCGGCAAGCCGAGCGCTACGGAATTCCCTTCCTCGTGGTGGCCGACGAAGGCGGCCTCCTCGGAATGGTCGAGAATCGCCGGCTGTGGCCTGATGCCCAGCGGCGGCTATGCACCTCCAAGCTGAAGCGGGATCCCACCGGCCCCGCCATCACCAAGTGGGTGGCTGAGCTCGGTCTCGCCCGTCAGGCCGTCGTTCTCAACGTCATGGGCGTACGCGGAGCCGAGTCCCCCTCGCGTGCCCTGAAGACACGCCTGGCGCTCGATACTCGGAAGACGAGCGCCAACCGGCTCGTACTGACCTGGAATTGCATTCACGAGCTGTCCGAGCAGGAGGTCTGGAGGGAGATCGCCAGCAACGGCCTGGAGTACCACCCCATCTACGACACCGGGCTGCCACGCCTCTCCTGCGTCTACTGCGTCCTCGCCGGAACGGACTGGCTCATCCTGGCCACCCGGGTGTGCTTCGCCCTCGAGCTGCCGCTCCCGGAGATCTACGCCGCCCTGGAGCGAAGGATCGGCCACAGCTTCAAGCAAGACGTCTCCCTGAACGCCATCATCGCTGCAGCCCGCATGCTGGACGCTCTCGATGGGACCGTCACCTGGCGCCGCGGCGACGCCCTGCGCCGGCACCTCGGGCCAGCCGCCGCCGAACAGTACCTTGCAGCTCTCACCCACTAG